ATGTAAGTTATAACCCTCCAAAAGCGTACACATGAAAAATGAGCTCTgcatgtaggtatattttaacaTTAAACGAATTAAGACCTATAGTTTTTATTAGGCAAAATTAAcacacaaaatatttaaaacaactttaaaataataataatcatttataagtaaaaatgtCCCAGCTcatcacatcgaggcaaagtttccagaatactggccacgttgcctatctgcaccgccaaactgactCTTTGGGCAAAATAATTGCCAGCTCTAGAGTTGAACGTTGCCTCGATGAGGCGCGCTGAAATCGTCTTCAAAAACTGACGCACTTCTGAACCCCGATTAAGATCTGACTTGGACAAAACAGGAAAGGACttacaaacacaaaaataaaactgaatAAGTCagcttaaatattttaaattgaaatcaCACGTGCGTAAGAGTTTTCGCCCCCGATATAGCCTGGTTTACAGcgccaaaaattaaaaaagatataCTTTATGCAGTTTTATATGTACACAAGTATATAATTCTTTTGAAAACCAGTTCTGTCTCGATTAAACAAATAGCCTGTAGAACTTATTTCGGAACAAAGGTAGACAGCTTTTGTGTTAGTTTGCCCTTTTGTGGGCCTTAGTGCCTCAATGCAGTAATATTTTAGTATTGATTATAAAAGTTATTTAGGTACTTTGTTTTCAAAATGTTGATATTAACAGTAATATCAACATTTTGCAACATTCAAATATCTAGGATGTTCAGACATTCGTagatatttgaattttaaatacttaatcgAATTAGTTGTTCGAATTTTAAGTTACTAATATTCTCTAATGCCAGCTTGTGTTTGTTTTAGGTTTCAAAATATTTGCCTTTGTATATTCTTTTATGTTACAAATTACCTGACTGTTCATCACTTCATTACTCTAAGCAATATGAGCATCGAAGTCCCAGTTGAGCCAGTCTGTTCCTGAGCACATAGCTATCAGATTGAGTGTTGTCAATATTGGATGCTTTAGATCATTTCTCCTGGGCCACTTATGTGACAATTAGGACATCCCACAGCTGATGCGCTTTCTGACGTCGAGACGTCACATCTGACGTCACTCATGTCTTATTCAGCCAATGGTAACTGACATTCGCTAAAATGTTTATGTACATATTATATAGGTAATTGTATTCACAACACAACTAGGGCATATTTATGTCTGTTTAATAAGTAAGCGCAATTCCAAACTAATTGAATTCGTTTATAACTacgatatttcattttattttagaactGTTTACTGAAAGTCAAGTTTATGTTTTAGTTCTGTGCTATATttcctaagtacttacttggtatactatttttaaattcgcTGTGACGTTTTCTCTGCAATGTAGGCGTAAGGGgcctattataattatatagcctggaatattatatatataaatatatataacacgTCGTACTGTGTTGaaatcttaaaaataaattacatgtttaCCGACAATTTTATGTGACAAGTAAAAAATACGTGACCGaattttgaatataatatttaattgtttgcaaaaataaaatattgtgtctTTAGATTGAATCGTTTTTATTATATAGCAAAAAGCTTACTATTGTCGATCTTAACTGGATTTATTGCTCTTCGTTGATTAATAAAATACGTATATTTAATTGAAGAAATCATTTTCCAAGAATCTGAGACTTCAATGGGAGAACTTACGAGTATGTCTTGTCGTCGGCGTCTTAATATTAAGATACTGCTATGAAAGCTAATTTTAGACTGCTCGGTGAACTTTTATTGGCTTATTTTATACTTTCAGAAAAGATCTCGGGTAGAAAAGGTTTCAATGGATCCGTTATCTCATCAACggacaatataatatatataatataatattaaaacacaGACAGAAACAATATGTaacttcaaatatttatttcgtgGTCTTCTATAATgctaactataataataaataatataatatctactATAGCTACCTACCGTCTACTTGCTAGTCTATCTTACTATTCATAAGCAAACAGTCGTACCAATTAAGCCTCTAATTGTAccctatataattaaaaaatattaaagttaaaTTATTTAGAATCAATAGTTCCGTAAAGCTAAAGGATATTTAGAAATTTCGATCTAATAACATGATTTAAAACCATCTTAATTATTTTAACTCTACGTCGATTCTAATAGATAACAATAATGTGCATCAAAAACATATCTTACGACGTCACATTTCTTTCAACAAGTCATTTCGATTTACCAAATACTCTTTTAAGTCTTTAGCATTTGGTCGAACTTATAACATTCTAAAGATACGTATTTCATTTTTGCGATCATAATCAGCGATCTATTGAAAGATTACGACCGCCTTTGGTCATTCCTAACAAGATATTATCAGTAGATGCCGCGTTAGGGTTTTCTAGGATATTTTCTTTACTGTGCACGGAATGATAATCGTTCATCTCGGACCAAGCTGGATCAGACTTGGCTATtcgttttctttcttttattttagtgtATAATAAAACAGATACCATAATAAAGAACACTACGAAACCTAAAGAGCAGCCGACGATTAAGCCCATTCGACGGTTTAATATTGTTGCAATATCAAAAACCTTGTTTGGTCTCGACTTTATGATCAAAGGTTTCCGAAACGTATTGAAGGAGACACACTCACTGGAAGGCGAGCGCATGAGGATAGCAGCGACAACATCCTCCGTATAGCGTGTCATATTATGTTTTGCATCGGTAGTGTTCAGTGATTCGTCTTCGTCTCCCATGTTTATGATCGGATCCTCGGATAACGTTATGATGCATACGACGTAATTCATATTCTGCTCTAGATCAGTTATATGAACCGACACCTCTGTCGATTCCAAATATTTAGATTTTACCTGCAATACAAGGGTTGTTTGTTTACTTTAGGATATTCATACGAATATTTTCTTTCGTCGGGCCAATTTGGAAATCGTAAATGTAAATGATTCCGTGACACGTGGAGCTACGGTTTAAGCACTAGAAGTGGGACGGGAATCTAATTATGTTTCAGGCTTAGTTTATTTCATTACAAAACACTCACGTCAGAATTAGCGTCTTCACTGTAGTAGAGAATCTGCAAAGCTTTAATTGCCGTGCGGTTTCGTATAAACCATGATACCGAGACGGAGTTATCTTTGTGTTTGTCGACCGACAGCTGAGATATAACCGGCACGTTACACTTCTCCTTCGGGTACTCGTCGTTGAGGCAGGTCACGGTCTCAGACTTTATTGTTTTAGGATGATCCTGAATCCATACCCACGTGTTGTTCTTCTGACAGCTGCATATCAAAACATTATctgcaaaatataataaatagttttgaATCCAACATTCTCCACGAAATGTTGCAACGTGACTCAATTACAATTTACTTCAATATATTCTCACCTTTTATAGATATATCCTGTATGTGATTTTCAACAGAATTCAATAGTTCTAATGGTATTCCTTGCAATTTATTATGCTCTAGATCGATTTGTACTATTTTGCTCAAGTACCTAAAAGCTGTAACTGATATATATTTAATGTTGTTGTACGCAAGATATAATACAGTAAGCTCTTTTAAGTTGATTAGGTCCTCATTGAGAATGTTCTGAATTCTGTTGTACGAGAGATCCAGAAGTTTGAGATTACTCAAATCTTCTGGGAAAGATTCGACGGACTCAATGTTATTGTTAGACAAACATAATGTTCTCAGCTTAATCAAGCCACGAAAGTTACTTGTTTTCAGTTGTGAAATTTTATTGTAACTGAGATCTAGATTTTCTAAAAATGCTAACTTTGAAAAGGGACTTATCGAAAGGCGTCTGATTTTgttgaattttaaataaagatgCTGTAAGTTGGTGAATGGTTCGAATGTCACGTCGTCTATGTTGGTCATGTTAGTTGCACAGATGTGTAGCTCGTACAAATTCGCCATAAGTGTATTATTGTCTATTTTTTTAGAAGAGCTCCAAGACACTACAGGATTTTTACTAAGATCAATATTTATTAGggtaataccattttttttatacgaTGACAAAAAGTTAAAATGAATAATCTCattataagaaatattaatgttTTGTATATTAGGGAATacatcaaatataaataaaggcAGTACTTCTAATCTATTATAGCTAATATCGAATAATATTAATTCGTTGTATTCTACTTTCTTTCTAGATGTAATAGAATTTATttcgttcttttttaaaataagataTTTAAGTTTACTTAGTTTCTCAAAGCCGCTGAGTTCTATTCTTGGTAACAGATTGTCTGCGAGATCTAGCGACTCAATATGTGTCAAATTATGGAAAGTGTTGTACGGAACGTAGTCCAAGAAATTGTTACTTATGTTCAGCTCCGATATTGAATTGTGTATTTCGAATAGCTTTGAAGGAATCGTGCTAATAATATTCTGCGCCATGTTCAGCCTCAATAGATTTCTGTTGAAGGAAAATGTGCCCTCGAATATATTTTCTATATTGCAATGTTCCAGCACGAGTACTTCCAAGAGGGGAAGTTGAGAGAATGACTCCAGAGGCAAGAAATCGAGAACATTGTGagacaaatacaaatatttcaGTCCTGGAATATCTATTGAAAGCAGATCCTCGGAATTCAATGTATTATTTTTGAGAGAGAGCAATTTCAAATTATCTAGTCCATGAAATGTCCCATTTTCAATTAGACTtatttcgcagttttcaagataTAAGGAACTGAGAGGTAAACCTTGTTGGAATATTTGTCTATGAAGTAATTTTATGGGATTAAAAGACAAGTTCAAACTTCTTAACTTTTTCAGAGTATCGAATGCCATGTCTGATATgctcataattttattatgcgATACATCTAAATCTTCCAACGCGGTTAAACCATAGAACGTGTAATTAGTAATATTCCGTAAAGCATTATATTGCAAATCTAACGACCTAGTAAAGTCCAAACTCTGAAAAGCAAAGTCGTCTATAATTGAGAATTCGTTGTTATTTAGCTCGAGTCGCGAGAGATGAGTTAAGTTCCGGAAAGTAGCCTTTGTTAAAAACTTTATACGGTTATTTTTCAAACTTAAATGATGCAACTTTTGTTGAGATTGAAACATGAAGCTGTTTATTAAAGATAACGAGTTTGAGTCTAGCAGAAGTGTAAGTAAGTTTGAACTCAACTTTGGTAAAATGTCGTTGATGTCTAGGAGATTGTTATTTTGTAAACTAAGATActttaaatttttcattttcataaaaGCACCCGGTTCGATAAAAGTTAGTCTATTGTGGTCCAAATATATTTCTTCTACGTTATGtgaattaataaaatgaaatttagaaataaattttaGGTGGTTGTTATTCAGCCTAATTTCATTGACGTTCACTAGAGACGAAAACGTATTGTTATGTAAATCGTTAAACTTGTTATTGTCTAGTCTTAACTTTTTCAAAtccttattattaataaaaatatcatgtGGCACTTTATTTAGATAGTTAAATTCTAGGCGCAGCTTAGCTAAAttttctaagttactaaaactCTCACTATGAATATTGCTTATGCAGTTCGTATCTAAATATATTGCACTAATCTTACTAGAATTATGAAAAGAATCTATTGGCACatccaaaatattattatgacttaaaaatacttcatTGAGTGAGGGCATGTTACAGAATAATCCATGTATGTGATGCAAGTGATTGTGGCTTAGATTTATAAattctaaatatttattgttctgAAAAAGAAACGGGTTCAAAACCTTTATCCTGTTATGGCTTAAGTCTAAAGACTTTAAATTGACTAATGAATAGAAAGCACGGTAATGTATGCTATTAATAAAATTGAAGTGAAAGGATAATATTGTCAGGGACGGACAAAATTTAAGGCAGTCTTctgaaataaattcaaaattgttGGAGTTTAAATCAAGATATTCTAGGGATGTTAAGTCAGAATTATCAACAGTAGGAAAGAAGAACATCTCATTCCAGGCTAGTCTTAAGGACCTGAGATGTTTAAGTTTAGCAAGAGACGCTATAGGGAACGTGGTGAGGTTATTTTCGCTCAAATCAATTTCGGAGAGGGTTTGTTCTAAGCCTGAAAACGCGGAATCTGATATTTCCGTTATCATGTTCCCTTTTATATTCAATTTCATTAGTGGAAGACCGTAAAAGCTGTAGCTTGGTATGTCCTCTATGTAGTTGGAGGTGAGATCGATTGACATGAGTTTTAAGAGGCCGGAGAAGGCCTTCTGTGGCATTAACTTGATCTTGCTGGACACTATGCTCAGTGTCTCCAGACATTTTCTCAGGGGCATGAATGTGTCATCGGCAATCTCCTTTATATTGGTCCTCGCTATGTGCATGTGTTTGATACAAAGCCCTTGAGGTATCAGATGTGGCCCCAAAGTCTCCTGACTGTCGTCAAAGTCGTTGATCGACAAAGAGTGCACATTCGACACACTTTTAAGAGCATTTTTGACATCTTTCGTCACAGTGTCCTGGCAATCAAGAAACACACCTGTAAAagcaattttcttttaaaaatattcattaccCTGTTGTATTTcatgtttataataaaataaaaaagccgtCTTACCATCTTCAAAAGTATAACAcgaacatttattactccttATTAAGTCGGGACACCCCAGGGTATTTTGAGCTCGCAAAAAGGAGGGTAGAACCAGcaataatgaaataatttgCAAAATATCACGTCCATTTTTCCTTGTCTTGTAACATGAAATTTTTTGCATAGTTACATTATCGTTgggtattttttaattcaacctgaaaaagaaaaaaatattaagcaacagctacgatttttacttaagtaattaattttcaCCGACGAATTTATGAGAAccacttaattaaaaataataaatgtaatttagttttagCTGTCTGTCAGAgatcttcatattttttttatttgatataaaatatgaattatgTAATAGGTATCTACGCAAATGGACAACGTTAAagaatattacacacggtgctgttcgccagttctgtttcttgaactttgCTTGACATGctgccgcgtgtctagatatagatagatagataaaatactttattgagcacaatggacacaaaatacagaaataaggacaacatatacagaaaagcacaacaggcggccgaTAGGCGGCGGCGGCAGGCGGCGGATATTTCAGAATTCTTAACATTACTCATCTCCGATAGACATTAGGAATCTATACCTATTAATAAGCATGTTCTGTGACCGACTGTACCTACTTGAAGGCATACTGCGACGGTGTACCTACATTAACCTGGTTCCGAAGTTTGAGCAACAGGGGCGATTACTATCCCTGTCCTTTTCGTACTCGTTTCAGTGAGAAAAAGACACATGTTCTGAATtactattctaaataaataaattatcaatttatgtgtaatttatgaagtgttataaaaaaaaagatttaccctactttttatttttgtaaattattgaatcaaatttattttattctaatattttagtaatatctttgttaaatatattaatattaatttaagttcTATAAAAAGCAATTGTCATGTTTAGACATGCCCTTAGGGGCATGGATAACATTTAGATGTTATCACTATTACAATACCcacttacaatacaatttacACTATAATTTATACAGTACTAATAGTGCctataataaattatagtaaTTATAGTAAACATCACCCATATTTTATCCCAGTAAGTATCAGCAAAAATGGACTAGATTACTTTAAAACTCAAACGTCAGAAGTAGTTTATTATAACCTCATACATACACTTTACATTTCCACAAATTGGTTTATAAAAGGTAATAGATTGATAACTTCAAGTGAAGCGGGTgtattacataaacatactaCCGCAGTGGAGCGCGTggatactccatcacgctgctccactgcgggttggtggttgtgtttttacggctaatagccgggaccattTGTTTAACATGCCCTACAaagcgcggaatcatcttactttttcagacaatcaggtgattcaaaccagcGAAGTCCTTACCAACaaggtaagcagactatggattCTCATTTGCATTCGATCCTTacatgcttcctccacattcatcaatcgtttcatgcatACACGTtagtttagagtagatcgtactaaacattATTCAGAACATCGCCAATTTAGACAatttacgtccttctaggttttcctctgcaAGCTCTACCTAGAAAATTTGCCTTATATAATGCTTCATCACATTACTATTATAGATTGATATTAGATTGgtataattatgaataaacGTACCCAAATGATTTTCAAACTGACGTGACTATTAAATTTCAATATTCAATCAACAGCAACATTCAATACAATTAAGGAATTCGGGTCATTCTAATGCGCACAATTAATTCCATTTAGCTTAACTGTTAAACTATAAAGCAAACAGAAACTTCTCTTTGAGTTTCCTAACTAATGTATAGGCTCAGTGATTATGTTAGTTATTCGCAAACAACTCTGTTGACCCTCAAATCGATATCCTACAGCCAAGACACCAGCGACCTCCCgacaaaatgtttaaaatattaaactgaAATCTATAGGTATGATTAAAAAAGAACATGTGGGAAGAGGTTACGTCACTCCATAACAAATGTATAACGTTAAAACAGTTACAGTATCACAAACCTACTCTGTTCACTTTTTCATGTCACTGGCCTTTATTTTTCTgcaaaaacataatatgaacACTATAATAtggattattttataaaaagtcGCTTTTCTTACCTGCTAATTATGCTTATTTTTTACTGCGACACAAAGGAGTAGCATGCGAGCACGGGGCACAACAAAGCCGCCGGCCGTCGAAGCCAGGCCGCCCATGCCAACTTTATTTGCCTCGCCAGCCGGCTCTACCGTCcctttaattataaaacgaATTAAAACACTTACCTAGCAAGCTTAGTTTTCGTAGGACGCCGCCACTCAATTATGTAGCTATCCTCCAGGCGATAAGGTTCATTTTCGCTCGGCGGACGGATGAGTGGAAGTGCGCCTGTCCCTGGCGTAAGTTTTAGCACGCATGTAGCAGGCGGAATTTCAATCACGGTTAAGTTTTTATCAGTGCTGTGTAGGGATGTGTTGAATGCGGCGCGCAACGCGGGACGCCTGAGGTCATTAGAAAGCTCTAGTGAAGACtgccgcggcggcggcgcgcgctgtGTACAGTAGGTCACCCGTTGTTGCGGCACCCCAACccactattattatacttttatgaCGAATCGGATTTTGCTACCCGAACGCCCGGCTTTGTACCGCGGACGTGTATGGGTTTGCTAATCTTTAATGTTTGCTAAAACGTTTCAGCATTTTATTTTCGCCTTTTTACGTCACACTTTCTCGTTAACACGTTATTCGATTTCGGAACGTAAACAAACAACCGGTGTTTTTTGCCTGCCGCCGGCAACAAAAATTTCAACacgtataacatttttttaaatgtttaaaaaactgCTTTagatcaattttattttgttttccaaCAATGGTTACAGATtacaatataaaacatttaCGTCCCAAAAACAATGGTTGTTACATGATACGGTAGTTTGTATTGGAAAAATggaatacatatttattttcaaagaaGTGGGTCGCGTAAACGTGGTATAGAAATAGCATGAAACAGGTTTATACCTTTAGTATGTTCGTAAAAAGGCAAAAGCCGCGAAGGCTGGAAGGTAGCGGCTAGGGTTGCGGGGAGCGGGGTAAAGTCTGACGCTGCACTGACAGTAAACCACGGGGGTATTCCTCCCGCTTCTAGACTCAAATCTAGGTCAAACAACCGTCAAAGTCTTCTATATAAAGCTTCACGaacaaaaatgtaaaacaaTACAACCCAACCCTGCAACCCGATTAACAACTTATTCAATTCATTAATTAACAAATTTCTTCTACgaaatttctcaaaaaagtcaTATTACGTACAATTAAAACACCCTTTGCCCGCCAAAAAACTCTTGAGGTGAAAATAAATCATTGGAATCAATCAAGCGATAAAATATGACCCACTCAGTATTATCGACACGGAGATAGTTTAATATTCAAGCGGGGTGACTGACATAGTCAGCTAAAACGTGGCTAAGTTCAGGTTTATGCTATAATATTGGCCAACTTTACACTTTAAGTCGTTCTAATAAGGcttaatataaagtttcgtcAGGCGCAAGAAGACTCTTCGCCTTCAGCAACGAACCGATGCGTTGTATGTCTCTATAGAACTTATCTATTCTGAAGTTGAGACACCTTGACATTGCTTCGCgctatataggtacttagtatcgCGCTTAAGTGTTTGAAATTTCCTGCTGATGTCACGGTTTGCGGAAAATTCGCGGCGCTACGGTATTTGAAAATGTCGTGCGGGAGTAACGAACGATGTGTGTTATAACTTACAGTTATATGGGGAAGTAAGATAGGCTTCGCTTTTTTGCGGGTCAGCGTCACATGTCTGCTTACGAAACTGGGTTACATCGCCCACTGAATATTTAGGAATGCTAATTCAACAACTTTTTTCCAGGAGATGCGTCCGCTGCGGTCGCTTCGCTTTGCGCACATATTCGTGTTGTTGCAATTTTCTCAGCTGTTAAACACAGGACATTTTTGTGAAGCCCCGCCATTATTTCAAGTGAATTAAAATGTCACCCTCGCAACGTATAATTAGTACATGAAAGATATTTTACACGCGACCTTTGTTgtgaaatgaatttaattttatcttattaTAATCTACTTTAACATAAAAGTTTTTTCAGTACGCTCCGTGATCCTCGTAGATAGagaaaatacacaaaaataggAAAGCAATGTAATGTTGCCATTTGAAAAATACTTACTGTCTTTGCCACAAGTAaagtgaaagaaaataaaaagtagacgAAGATAAATCGATTGACTGTCGATTGAACTAGCACCACTTTCAGTCTTTCGGTAAATTTATTTCGGTTAGTCAGTCTAGGTGAACTGGGTCAACGCCAACGCCAATCCACGCTTCTATCTCTCACTTGGCGCGACGACAGGTATTCTTGaaggtgttattttatttatttattttaattcacagtcttcctttaaaatatatttggaAGTATATTTATCATAGTGATGTATTTACTCAGAGTCTCGCAACTAGCTTGTCCAAACACACCTAAGCTCTATTATCGGGAGCATTTTAGAGGCATCCCGCAATAGCTCATCGATTGTTGATTCAAACGCATTTATTCTGAGGAGAGGCTGATATGTACGCGTTGTCACGAGCTCGGCATTAAAGAGATACTACGCGGCATAAATTTCCCAGTTGGATCTGAATTAAGTGGGGCTTTATTTGTTGCGTTACGTGCTACAGAGAGGTCCTATGATCCTATTTATTTAGAGCGTAATAAAGTTTTCAGATTCCCTTTTCATTCTGGGTGAAAGGGAAAGTACATTTAAGATTTCGTGTTACACAATAACAAGGGATATTAAGTACCTTGTGATGTATCCCTCCGGCGAGTCCGGCCGGGTACAGTTTCACCGAAGAGGTTCTCGCGGTCATGTGTTGCGGTGGAATTCTCCTTTTGTGGCTGCGATTCGTTAAAATTTCACAAAGCGGCAGGTTCAAGTGCGCTCGCCGCGCTGCCGGCTTCATAATTTAATTTGGACCGGATATTTCGCcctcataaataaaacaatatcaaCTAAATTTACGTACGTAAGCTTTATATTCATAGCCGCCTCCTAAATGGAGTTTTTGTTTATCGCTTGCCCTATTGTAAacgtttttgtatattttgaattttaattgcaATTAGTGAAtcaattattttctaaaataaacgaATTGTTAAAAGATATGTTTGTTTCAAAACAAGTAttataaatgttatatttaagcAAGAgcgtaaatatttttaaaggctCCAATTCTGCGTAAAGTAATAAATGTGGAATAATATTGACTGATGTTTTTATTGGTAACATTTGGATGGTTGAATCGAATCATTCTAGTGCGTTGCGGTTCGTTAAATCGGCTTTCAGACAAATACTCGTATCAGATGAACTGCCGGTATGAATAAAAACATTAGTGCAATTGATATTTACGATGAAATTACGATTGAAGCTTTTGGAGTTAGTATTAAAGAAAATGTTATGAAATTGGTGTTATTAATTTGCTATTATTCTTAGAGTACTTaccttaaaaaaatgttaagtaatattttaaattttattatttcataaattaaaattttaatattctaagaattattatattttttgtagtaagtaacatagaaaTTAATCCGTGCATAGAAGTCTTTACAGGATCCCGATTAAACTTTACAATCGAACTTTAAAATTGCTAtttttgaaaacattttttttaggtaACACTATTTTGGATTTTGTGACCGAATTGTCTATAGTTTTTCTGCTGTTTTTCAATTAGACATGataaaatcattttatattttcataaatcgTGAAAAATATTATCGTGAGGCATGGTCCAGGAGT
The Pectinophora gossypiella chromosome 9, ilPecGoss1.1, whole genome shotgun sequence genome window above contains:
- the LOC126369853 gene encoding protein artichoke-like; amino-acid sequence: MQKISCYKTRKNGRDILQIISLLLVLPSFLRAQNTLGCPDLIRSNKCSCYTFEDGVFLDCQDTVTKDVKNALKSVSNVHSLSINDFDDSQETLGPHLIPQGLCIKHMHIARTNIKEIADDTFMPLRKCLETLSIVSSKIKLMPQKAFSGLLKLMSIDLTSNYIEDIPSYSFYGLPLMKLNIKGNMITEISDSAFSGLEQTLSEIDLSENNLTTFPIASLAKLKHLRSLRLAWNEMFFFPTVDNSDLTSLEYLDLNSNNFEFISEDCLKFCPSLTILSFHFNFINSIHYRAFYSLVNLKSLDLSHNRIKVLNPFLFQNNKYLEFINLSHNHLHHIHGLFCNMPSLNEVFLSHNNILDVPIDSFHNSSKISAIYLDTNCISNIHSESFSNLENLAKLRLEFNYLNKVPHDIFINNKDLKKLRLDNNKFNDLHNNTFSSLVNVNEIRLNNNHLKFISKFHFINSHNVEEIYLDHNRLTFIEPGAFMKMKNLKYLSLQNNNLLDINDILPKLSSNLLTLLLDSNSLSLINSFMFQSQQKLHHLSLKNNRIKFLTKATFRNLTHLSRLELNNNEFSIIDDFAFQSLDFTRSLDLQYNALRNITNYTFYGLTALEDLDVSHNKIMSISDMAFDTLKKLRSLNLSFNPIKLLHRQIFQQGLPLSSLYLENCEISLIENGTFHGLDNLKLLSLKNNTLNSEDLLSIDIPGLKYLYLSHNVLDFLPLESFSQLPLLEVLVLEHCNIENIFEGTFSFNRNLLRLNMAQNIISTIPSKLFEIHNSISELNISNNFLDYVPYNTFHNLTHIESLDLADNLLPRIELSGFEKLSKLKYLILKKNEINSITSRKKVEYNELILFDISYNRLEVLPLFIFDVFPNIQNINISYNEIIHFNFLSSYKKNGITLINIDLSKNPVVSWSSSKKIDNNTLMANLYELHICATNMTNIDDVTFEPFTNLQHLYLKFNKIRRLSISPFSKLAFLENLDLSYNKISQLKTSNFRGLIKLRTLCLSNNNIESVESFPEDLSNLKLLDLSYNRIQNILNEDLINLKELTVLYLAYNNIKYISVTAFRYLSKIVQIDLEHNKLQGIPLELLNSVENHIQDISIKDNVLICSCQKNNTWVWIQDHPKTIKSETVTCLNDEYPKEKCNVPVISQLSVDKHKDNSVSVSWFIRNRTAIKALQILYYSEDANSDVKSKYLESTEVSVHITDLEQNMNYVVCIITLSEDPIINMGDEDESLNTTDAKHNMTRYTEDVVAAILMRSPSSECVSFNTFRKPLIIKSRPNKVFDIATILNRRMGLIVGCSLGFVVFFIMVSVLLYTKIKERKRIAKSDPAWSEMNDYHSVHSKENILENPNAASTDNILLGMTKGGRNLSIDR